The sequence GTCGCTTAATGCTTGTTTTACAGCCCCGTGAAGCTTTGATGACGGCTCGCGCCACCGGGGCTGCGCCCCGCACAAACGTTCAAGATCGGCCGCATCTCGCGCATTAAAATTCTGGACATAAACCCAAATCAGGCGGACCTCATGTTCGAGACGAAATTTGCGATTGTGCTGCGCGACGACCTTGCCGACTGGCAGAAGCTGAACGTCACTGCCTTCTTGGCAACCGGCATTGCCGGGCAGAAGCCGGACATTATCGGTGAGCCCTATCGCGACGAGGCGGGTAACGTCTATAACGCCTTGAGCGTCCAGCCGATCATCGTACTCTCGGCAGACGGCGCGACGCTAAGCGATATTCGAAGACGCGCCCTGGAGAGAAATATCCGGACCTCTCTCTACGTCGACGACATGTTCTCCACCGGTCATGACCGCGCCAACCGCGACGTTTTCTCGCGATCCGGACCAGATAATGGCGTAGTCACCGGCATCGCAATTCACGCCGAGAGGAAAATCGTCGACAAGGTCACCAAGGGAGCGAAGCTGCACGGT is a genomic window of Sinorhizobium numidicum containing:
- a CDS encoding DUF2000 family protein — protein: MFETKFAIVLRDDLADWQKLNVTAFLATGIAGQKPDIIGEPYRDEAGNVYNALSVQPIIVLSADGATLSDIRRRALERNIRTSLYVDDMFSTGHDRANRDVFSRSGPDNGVVTGIAIHAERKIVDKVTKGAKLHG